From a region of the bacterium genome:
- the ftsW gene encoding putative lipid II flippase FtsW encodes MRHLRLDPTLVIAVLALAILGTVIIFSASAVRADTEHGGDGYYYFKRQIFFLMVGIMALIVGAAIPYKVWERSVIGLLALTVILLVLVLTPLGHTANNASRWFRIGPISLQIGEFAKLVVVMYMARYLAARGERLKTEPRLLIPPLAVMCIVSFLVVKEPDLGTAMFIGMIVCAMLFISGVPWRVLTGISLASIPVITYMIMVKDFRVQRMKAFLDPWKEYDGSGFQLVQSYVAFGDGGLFGTGLGAGKSKLFFLPESHTDFILAVIGEELGFLGVAAVLGLFAVLIIKGMKVSAAAPDSFGAMLGAGLTLMLALQALINCMVVLGLLPTKGLPLPFISYGGSSLLTSMIAAGILLNVAGRSKTA; translated from the coding sequence ATGAGACACCTGAGGCTTGATCCTACCCTGGTCATTGCCGTCCTTGCGCTGGCGATCCTTGGAACGGTGATAATTTTTTCGGCAAGCGCTGTTCGTGCTGATACGGAACACGGGGGTGACGGTTATTACTATTTCAAACGGCAGATCTTTTTCCTCATGGTGGGGATCATGGCCCTGATAGTTGGCGCAGCCATTCCTTACAAAGTGTGGGAGAGGAGCGTGATCGGGCTGCTGGCGTTAACGGTTATTCTGCTGGTCCTTGTGCTGACACCCCTTGGACACACAGCCAACAACGCTTCCAGGTGGTTCCGCATCGGGCCCATTTCCCTCCAGATCGGGGAGTTCGCAAAACTTGTGGTGGTTATGTATATGGCTCGCTACCTGGCGGCAAGAGGCGAAAGGCTCAAGACCGAGCCTCGGCTTCTCATCCCTCCATTGGCCGTGATGTGTATTGTTTCCTTCCTGGTGGTAAAAGAACCCGACCTGGGAACAGCCATGTTCATTGGAATGATCGTGTGCGCCATGCTTTTCATATCCGGTGTCCCCTGGAGGGTTTTGACAGGCATCAGCCTGGCCTCAATCCCTGTTATTACCTACATGATCATGGTGAAGGATTTCAGGGTGCAGCGGATGAAGGCGTTCCTGGACCCATGGAAGGAATATGACGGATCAGGATTTCAGCTGGTGCAGTCCTATGTGGCTTTTGGAGACGGAGGTCTTTTCGGAACGGGTCTGGGGGCAGGAAAGAGCAAGCTGTTTTTCCTTCCGGAGTCACATACAGATTTCATCCTCGCGGTCATTGGCGAAGAACTGGGTTTCCTGGGAGTAGCGGCCGTCCTGGGCCTCTTCGCGGTCCTCATCATTAAAGGCATGAAGGTATCGGCAGCGGCGCCGGATAGCTTCGGTGCCATGCTCGGTGCGGGGCTGACCCTCATGCTTGCTCTCCAGGCTCTTATCAACTGCATGGTCGTCCTGGGTCTTCTGCCTACAAAAGGCTTACCCCTGCCCTTCATCAGTTACGGCGGATCATCACTGCTCACCTCAATGATCGCGGCCGGGATCCTTCTTAACGTAGCTGGCAGGAGCAAAACAGCATGA